The Azospirillum baldaniorum genome contains a region encoding:
- a CDS encoding flagellar hook-length control protein FliK — protein MAIQTNSAPSAFESLVRGQTSSSQNTAPRSDKFASMMDRLISEASTRKRDQVQAEATAQERRNVAAGAAEQAAANRDAANRAAERKATERSPPPRPEPIRAEPAKPRQSPDATTQAAAQRAAERAAERKDARASDAAKAGDDAHAARTERREAAVANHAAAKDAKAAGAKTARDDTAGQPALADATVRADTPEDVSLDQTDGAMDDGTTQDGAGNQPAEDGNGKAVILDLTVTVTETTVELVTADQSTTLTGIDAALSLAVAPLAIGTPDDEAANTTTEDGAVEATSPGAPTPDDADAPSAAPTAETAETAETAAALAAALATAAAPHQDGKVKVTSDESVKAAAAAKPVAEASPTMADAVPAPAGPAGGPQTEILAPHAEAKDAAAKDKPAKAADALSPGALPVADLPNDDSAPLPQSLTDLAAAKAKGSTRTGADGDAGANAGNRGNPDPNGNAGLAQPPAPQAPVADPAKPAGQSAFLTAAAAAAAADTPPPADGTPHPATPTHPVFAGIEGVHTASGVEAGLTTAQLRPSRGSAGLPMGVQDQVAVHISKNVSDGNDHFTINLRPAELGRIDIKLEIGQDGRVTASVAVEKAQTLELLQRDSRNLERALQDAGLKADSNSLNFSLRGEGGQSFQDSGRQGGSGRRGRGLGGGTGEVEDAQAAYTLTLAPGRVDIQA, from the coding sequence CCTGGTCCGGGGCCAGACCTCCTCCAGCCAGAACACGGCCCCGCGAAGCGACAAGTTCGCCTCGATGATGGACCGGCTGATCAGCGAGGCCTCCACCCGCAAGCGCGATCAGGTCCAGGCGGAGGCCACCGCCCAGGAACGGCGCAACGTCGCGGCGGGTGCCGCCGAACAGGCCGCCGCCAACCGGGACGCCGCCAACCGGGCCGCGGAGCGCAAGGCCACGGAGCGGAGCCCGCCCCCCCGCCCCGAACCCATCCGCGCGGAGCCCGCCAAGCCGCGCCAGTCCCCCGACGCCACCACCCAGGCCGCAGCACAGCGCGCCGCCGAACGCGCCGCCGAACGCAAGGACGCCCGCGCGTCCGACGCGGCCAAGGCCGGGGATGACGCACACGCAGCGCGCACCGAACGGCGCGAGGCTGCCGTCGCGAACCACGCCGCTGCCAAGGATGCGAAGGCCGCCGGCGCCAAGACGGCACGGGACGACACCGCCGGACAGCCGGCGCTCGCCGATGCCACCGTCCGCGCCGACACGCCGGAGGACGTTTCGCTGGACCAGACCGACGGCGCGATGGATGACGGCACCACACAGGATGGGGCCGGCAATCAGCCCGCGGAGGACGGGAATGGCAAGGCTGTGATCCTCGATCTGACCGTCACCGTAACCGAGACCACCGTGGAACTGGTGACCGCCGACCAGTCCACCACCCTGACCGGCATCGATGCCGCCCTGTCGCTGGCCGTCGCCCCGCTTGCCATCGGCACGCCGGATGACGAAGCGGCGAACACGACGACGGAAGACGGTGCGGTCGAGGCCACATCACCCGGCGCTCCGACTCCTGACGACGCGGATGCTCCTTCCGCCGCCCCGACCGCCGAGACCGCCGAGACCGCCGAGACCGCTGCAGCCTTGGCCGCCGCCTTGGCAACCGCCGCCGCTCCTCATCAGGATGGCAAGGTCAAGGTCACCTCCGACGAATCCGTGAAGGCCGCCGCGGCGGCCAAGCCGGTCGCGGAAGCGTCCCCGACGATGGCGGACGCCGTGCCGGCACCGGCCGGCCCGGCGGGCGGCCCGCAGACCGAGATCCTCGCACCCCACGCCGAGGCCAAGGACGCCGCCGCCAAGGACAAGCCGGCGAAGGCCGCCGACGCGCTGTCCCCCGGCGCCCTCCCCGTTGCCGACTTGCCGAACGACGACAGCGCGCCGCTGCCGCAATCCCTGACCGATCTCGCCGCGGCCAAGGCCAAGGGCTCGACCCGGACCGGGGCGGACGGCGATGCCGGGGCCAACGCCGGCAACCGCGGCAACCCGGACCCGAACGGCAACGCCGGCCTGGCGCAGCCGCCGGCCCCCCAGGCACCGGTTGCCGACCCGGCAAAGCCTGCCGGGCAAAGCGCGTTCCTGACCGCCGCCGCTGCGGCGGCCGCCGCGGACACGCCGCCGCCGGCCGACGGCACGCCCCACCCCGCGACCCCGACCCACCCGGTCTTCGCCGGGATCGAAGGGGTGCACACGGCGAGCGGCGTGGAGGCAGGGCTGACCACCGCCCAGCTTCGCCCGTCCCGCGGGTCCGCCGGCCTGCCGATGGGCGTGCAGGATCAGGTGGCCGTCCACATCAGCAAGAACGTGTCGGACGGCAACGACCACTTCACCATCAACCTGCGCCCCGCCGAGCTGGGCCGCATCGACATCAAGCTGGAAATCGGCCAGGACGGACGGGTCACCGCGTCGGTCGCCGTGGAAAAGGCCCAAACCCTCGAACTGCTCCAGCGGGACAGCCGCAATCTGGAACGCGCCTTGCAAGATGCCGGGCTGAAGGCGGACAGCAACAGCCTCAACTTCAGCCTGCGCGGCGAAGGCGGCCAATCGTTCCAGGACTCGGGACGGCAAGGCGGCTCTGGCCGGCGGGGCCGCGGCCTCGGCGGCGGCACGGGCGAAGTGGAGGATGCTCAGGCTGCCTACACCCTGACGCTGGCCCCGGGCCGCGTCGACATCCAAGCCTGA